In a genomic window of Roseimicrobium gellanilyticum:
- the xerA gene encoding site-specific tyrosine recombinase/integron integrase, translating to MPLEPDSLTERFLTFMEVERNASPRTLENYRHALDTFRKDHRGFTSWEALAADDFRRYLFEQMKAELGRATIRLHFAALRSFFKFLSRRCGLAKNPLLEVQLPKQEKKLPVTLTVNQVTSMLDLPMVTPKEKQAPAWAPERDAAILEMFYSTGVRISELAGMNVEDVDVYTETVKVLGKGRKQRFCPMGAPAVTAVQRYRSKAGVHDGALFRSKVGKRMTTQAITDIVKKYCRLAGVPVKVTPHKFRHSFATHLLDNGADLRSVQELLGHASLSTTQIYTHVTTERMKKVYEGAHPRANKIS from the coding sequence ATGCCCCTCGAGCCCGACTCCCTTACGGAACGCTTCCTCACTTTCATGGAGGTGGAGCGGAATGCGTCACCGCGCACACTGGAGAACTACCGGCACGCGCTGGATACCTTCCGCAAGGATCATCGCGGATTCACCTCATGGGAGGCCCTCGCCGCAGATGATTTCCGGCGCTACCTGTTCGAGCAGATGAAGGCTGAACTGGGCCGCGCCACCATCCGGCTGCACTTCGCGGCCCTTCGTTCCTTCTTCAAGTTTCTCTCACGCCGTTGCGGGCTGGCCAAGAATCCGTTGCTGGAGGTGCAGCTTCCCAAGCAGGAGAAGAAGCTGCCGGTCACGCTCACGGTGAACCAGGTGACCTCCATGCTCGATCTGCCCATGGTCACTCCGAAGGAAAAGCAGGCTCCTGCATGGGCACCCGAGCGCGATGCGGCCATTCTTGAGATGTTCTACAGCACCGGCGTCCGCATCAGTGAACTCGCCGGTATGAACGTGGAGGACGTGGATGTGTACACCGAGACGGTGAAGGTGCTGGGAAAGGGGAGGAAGCAACGTTTCTGTCCCATGGGTGCGCCTGCAGTGACCGCAGTGCAGCGTTACCGCAGCAAGGCGGGGGTGCACGACGGTGCACTCTTCCGCAGCAAGGTGGGGAAACGCATGACGACCCAGGCCATCACCGACATCGTTAAAAAATACTGCCGTCTCGCCGGCGTGCCGGTGAAGGTGACGCCTCACAAGTTTCGTCACAGTTTTGCCACGCACCTGCTAGATAATGGCGCCGACCTCCGGAGTGTTCAGGAACTCCTGGGACATGCCAGCCTGAGCACTACGCAAATCTACACTCATGTGACCACGGAGCGCATGAAGAAGGTCTATGAAGGGGCGCATCCCCGAGCTAACAAAATTTCCTAG